The following proteins come from a genomic window of Microbacterium sp. SY138:
- a CDS encoding SIMPL domain-containing protein, which yields MSEVTVTVRGEHEARVAPERATIRVGVRAEGPERTTVVENVMRLAEPVRASITERADAGSVVDWTSKRLSVRAERPWSSEGKRLAPVYYASIDYTATFAEASELSLWVSDISPWDGVEVGGVDWHLTPETRTRIERDVAADAVGVAVTRAEAYAGALGLGEVTPLEIADTGLISSGQPSPGAPMLKARGGVAFAADSAPAMEYEPEEIVISATVEARFLAR from the coding sequence ATGAGCGAAGTCACCGTCACCGTCCGCGGCGAGCATGAAGCGCGAGTCGCGCCGGAGCGCGCCACCATCCGTGTCGGGGTACGCGCCGAGGGCCCCGAGCGCACCACGGTCGTCGAGAACGTGATGCGGCTCGCCGAGCCGGTGCGCGCGAGCATCACCGAGCGCGCAGACGCCGGCAGCGTCGTCGACTGGACCAGCAAGCGGCTCTCGGTGCGCGCCGAACGCCCCTGGAGCAGCGAGGGCAAGCGCCTCGCCCCCGTCTACTACGCCAGCATCGACTACACCGCCACCTTCGCGGAAGCATCCGAGCTCTCGCTGTGGGTCTCCGACATCTCCCCCTGGGACGGCGTCGAGGTCGGCGGGGTGGACTGGCACCTCACGCCCGAGACACGCACGCGGATCGAGCGCGATGTGGCGGCGGACGCTGTCGGTGTCGCCGTGACCCGAGCCGAGGCTTACGCGGGCGCGCTCGGCCTCGGTGAGGTCACGCCGCTGGAGATCGCCGATACCGGCCTCATCTCCAGCGGACAGCCGTCACCTGGGGCTCCGATGCTCAAAGCGCGTGGAGGTGTGGCGTTCGCCGCCGACTCGGCACCGGCCATGGAGTACGAGCCCGAGGAGATCGTCATCTCCGCAACGGTGGAGGCGCGGTTCCTCGCGCGATAG
- the hflX gene encoding GTPase HflX, with protein sequence MTETTTPSTDDHTVDRVLANAEKRSDVHVFGAAQALQDESTASHASTDGVQWDLEDRHALRRVGGLSTELEDVTEVEYRQLRLENVVLVGVYPQGAQEDAENSLRELAALAETAGAVVLDGVLQRRPHPDAATYLGRGKAQELRDIVAAVGADTVIADTELAPSQRRALEDVVKVKVIDRTTVILDIFSQHAKSREGKAQVELAQLEYLLPRLRGWGDSMSRQAGGQVGAGGAGMGSRGPGETKIELDRRRIRTKMALLRRQIRDFGPARDAKRAERKRNTIPSVAIAGYTNAGKSSLLNALTSAGVLVENALFATLDATVRRTETEDGRVYTLTDTVGFVRNLPHQLVEAFRSTLEEVGEADVVLHVVDGSHPDPAGQLQTVRDVLGDVGVRDLPEIVVFNKADLIAEDERLVLRGLQPHAHFVSSRSGEGIAELRAAVEEALPKPAVEVHAVIPYDRGDLVAAIHESGMLLSVDHREDGTAVHARVSERLAAELAPFTAHG encoded by the coding sequence ATGACGGAGACCACCACACCCTCCACCGACGACCACACGGTCGATCGTGTGCTCGCGAACGCGGAGAAGCGCTCGGACGTCCACGTCTTCGGCGCCGCACAGGCGCTGCAGGACGAATCGACGGCATCGCACGCGAGTACGGACGGCGTGCAGTGGGATCTCGAAGACCGACACGCTCTCCGACGCGTCGGTGGACTCTCGACAGAGCTCGAGGATGTCACCGAGGTCGAGTACCGGCAGTTGCGACTCGAGAACGTCGTACTGGTGGGGGTCTACCCCCAGGGGGCGCAGGAAGATGCCGAGAACTCTCTGCGGGAACTCGCTGCTCTGGCGGAGACCGCCGGCGCCGTCGTGCTCGACGGTGTCCTGCAGCGCCGCCCGCACCCCGACGCCGCGACATACCTCGGCCGCGGAAAGGCCCAGGAGCTCAGAGACATCGTCGCCGCTGTCGGGGCCGACACCGTCATCGCCGACACGGAGCTCGCGCCGAGCCAACGACGCGCTCTCGAGGACGTCGTCAAGGTCAAGGTCATCGACCGCACCACCGTGATCCTCGACATCTTCAGCCAACACGCGAAGAGCCGAGAAGGCAAGGCCCAGGTCGAGCTCGCCCAGCTCGAGTATCTGCTGCCTCGTCTTCGCGGTTGGGGTGACTCGATGAGCCGCCAAGCCGGCGGTCAGGTCGGCGCCGGCGGCGCAGGCATGGGCTCGCGCGGTCCCGGTGAAACCAAGATCGAACTCGATCGCCGACGGATCCGCACGAAGATGGCTCTGCTTCGACGCCAGATCCGAGACTTCGGCCCTGCCCGCGACGCCAAGCGCGCCGAGCGCAAGCGGAACACGATTCCTTCCGTCGCGATCGCCGGATATACGAACGCCGGCAAGTCGAGTCTGCTCAATGCGCTGACCAGCGCTGGCGTCCTGGTCGAGAATGCCCTGTTCGCGACGCTGGATGCGACCGTGCGTCGTACGGAGACGGAGGACGGTCGCGTCTACACGCTCACGGACACCGTCGGGTTCGTGCGCAATCTCCCGCATCAGCTCGTCGAAGCGTTCCGGTCGACCCTGGAAGAGGTCGGCGAGGCCGACGTCGTGCTCCACGTCGTCGACGGTTCGCATCCCGACCCGGCGGGTCAGCTGCAGACCGTGCGCGACGTGCTCGGGGATGTCGGCGTCCGTGACCTTCCGGAGATCGTCGTCTTCAACAAGGCCGATCTGATCGCGGAGGACGAGAGGCTCGTGCTCCGAGGCCTTCAGCCGCACGCCCACTTCGTGTCGTCGCGGTCGGGCGAGGGAATCGCGGAACTGCGCGCAGCCGTCGAAGAAGCGCTCCCGAAGCCCGCCGTCGAGGTGCATGCCGTGATTCCGTATGACCGCGGCGATCTCGTGGCAGCGATCCACGAGTCGGGCATGCTCCTCTCCGTGGACCATCGAGAGGATGGCACCGCGGTGCATGCACGCGTGTCAGAGCGTCTCGCCGCGGAACTGGCTCCTTTCACCGCCCACGGCTGA
- a CDS encoding methyltransferase translates to MGSDHYFTAAPASPENLRKIRVSLAGRELEVTTAGGVFSPDRLDAGTAVLLANMPPVPPGGDLLDLGSGWGPVTLSMALAAPHATVWAVDVNERALDLVRRNAAALGLTNVNASLPDDVPEHVSFRTIRSNPPIRVGKNELHGLLERWIPRLDERSDAWLVVQRNLGADSLQRWIGSTFQPGYSVFRTATGKGYRILKVRKHGNPPTEPIILG, encoded by the coding sequence ATGGGGTCAGATCACTACTTCACTGCGGCCCCGGCAAGCCCCGAGAATCTGCGTAAGATCCGCGTATCACTCGCGGGTCGAGAGCTCGAAGTCACCACCGCCGGTGGGGTCTTCAGCCCGGATCGTCTCGACGCCGGCACTGCAGTGCTCCTCGCCAACATGCCCCCGGTACCCCCGGGCGGCGATCTTCTCGACCTCGGCAGCGGTTGGGGTCCGGTGACATTGTCGATGGCCCTGGCCGCTCCCCATGCGACGGTATGGGCCGTCGACGTGAATGAGCGTGCCCTCGATCTGGTGCGTCGCAACGCCGCAGCTCTCGGGCTCACCAATGTCAACGCATCCCTGCCCGACGATGTTCCCGAGCACGTCTCATTCCGCACGATCCGATCGAATCCGCCGATCCGCGTCGGGAAGAACGAACTCCACGGCCTTCTGGAGCGATGGATCCCGCGCCTCGACGAGCGCAGTGATGCCTGGCTGGTCGTGCAGCGCAATCTCGGTGCGGATTCGCTCCAGCGGTGGATCGGATCGACCTTCCAGCCCGGCTACAGCGTCTTCCGCACCGCTACGGGCAAGGGCTATCGCATCCTGAAGGTGCGCAAGCACGGAAACCCGCCGACGGAGCCGATCATTCTCGGATGA
- the dapF gene encoding diaminopimelate epimerase produces MVAFTKGHGTGNDFIIIADPDGELDLTVEQVAVLCDRHFGIGADGILRVVKSSAIPDGAAALDEEPQAEWFMDYRNADGSVAEMCGNGVRVFAHYLVRSGLAAIEPGSTLPIGTRAGVRDVTRSATGYQVDLGRWKLSGDDPLVRVDGLSVTRPGLGIDVGNPHVVVALASEAELASLELHRAPGLDPLLPAGANIEFVVPGEPLVRDGIGHVSMRVYERGVGETLSCGTGVAATALAVRYWAGENAPSNWQVEVPGGTLGVRMFPAEDGEHVALSGPAQLVFQGEVDLA; encoded by the coding sequence ATGGTCGCATTCACCAAGGGGCACGGCACGGGCAACGATTTCATCATCATCGCTGACCCGGACGGTGAGCTCGACCTCACCGTCGAGCAGGTCGCCGTGCTCTGCGATCGTCACTTCGGCATCGGTGCAGACGGAATCCTCCGCGTGGTGAAGTCGTCGGCGATTCCCGACGGTGCGGCTGCACTCGACGAAGAGCCACAGGCGGAATGGTTCATGGACTACCGCAATGCCGACGGATCGGTCGCCGAGATGTGCGGGAACGGCGTCCGCGTGTTCGCCCACTATCTCGTGCGCTCCGGCCTTGCGGCGATCGAACCCGGCTCGACCTTGCCGATCGGCACGCGGGCGGGAGTGCGCGATGTCACCCGAAGCGCGACGGGATATCAGGTCGACCTCGGCCGGTGGAAGCTCTCCGGGGACGACCCGCTCGTTCGAGTGGACGGCCTGTCTGTCACCCGTCCAGGTCTCGGAATCGACGTCGGGAATCCGCACGTCGTGGTGGCGCTCGCGTCGGAGGCTGAGCTCGCGTCCCTCGAGCTCCACCGTGCGCCCGGCCTCGACCCGCTGCTGCCCGCGGGAGCCAACATCGAGTTCGTCGTACCCGGCGAACCGCTCGTGCGCGACGGTATCGGACATGTGAGCATGCGTGTCTATGAGCGCGGGGTCGGAGAGACTCTGAGTTGCGGCACGGGTGTCGCGGCGACGGCCCTGGCGGTGCGCTACTGGGCGGGCGAGAACGCTCCGAGCAACTGGCAGGTCGAGGTGCCCGGGGGGACGCTCGGCGTTCGGATGTTCCCGGCGGAAGACGGCGAGCACGTCGCTCTGTCCGGGCCGGCTCAGCTCGTGTTCCAAGGTGAGGTCGACCTCGCCTGA
- a CDS encoding dihydrofolate reductase family protein, with the protein MTTHFYTASSLDGFIATEEHSLDWLLTQDIDQDGPMAYTGFERNIGALAMGSSTYEWVMRHEEGRWGYSQPTWVFTHRRLDLPKGGDVRLTQADIRTVHAEMAQAAGGKDLWVVGGGDLAGQFADAGLLDEVWVQYAPVTLGSGAPLLPRRLDLELIEVARNRNFLCGRYRLARDGEVRDDL; encoded by the coding sequence ATGACGACGCACTTCTACACGGCCTCCAGCCTCGACGGGTTCATCGCCACCGAGGAGCACTCATTGGACTGGTTGCTCACACAGGACATCGACCAAGACGGACCGATGGCGTACACGGGTTTCGAGCGGAACATCGGCGCCCTGGCGATGGGGTCCTCCACCTACGAGTGGGTGATGCGCCATGAAGAGGGCCGCTGGGGGTACAGCCAGCCCACGTGGGTGTTCACCCACCGTCGACTCGACCTCCCGAAGGGTGGCGATGTCCGACTGACGCAGGCCGACATCCGCACGGTGCACGCGGAGATGGCGCAGGCGGCGGGTGGGAAGGACCTCTGGGTCGTGGGCGGCGGAGACCTGGCGGGGCAGTTCGCCGACGCCGGCCTGCTCGATGAGGTGTGGGTGCAGTACGCACCCGTCACACTCGGCTCGGGCGCCCCGTTGTTGCCGCGCAGACTCGACCTCGAGCTGATCGAGGTGGCGCGAAACCGGAACTTTCTCTGCGGTCGGTACCGGCTCGCGCGGGACGGAGAAGTCCGCGACGATCTCTAG
- the miaA gene encoding tRNA (adenosine(37)-N6)-dimethylallyltransferase MiaA, whose translation MPAPRLWAIVGATGTGKSDLAIELAETLRAEGNPAEVVNADAMQLYRGMDVGTAKVSMTERRGIPHHLFDVLDVDEDAAVAWYQPRAREAIEEIHRGGGDAILVGGSGLYVSSVVYDFRFPPRDPELRDRLEQELETRGAAHLLERLRTLDPQAATRVDPQNPRRIIRALEVLEQGSETHGASLPEKPVLWHPHTRLIGLHVDRPSLVERLDSRVERMWKGGLLAEVEDLRAHGLERGGTAPRAIGYAQALAQLDGGLTEREAIAQTQALTRRYARRQVSWFKRYPDLEWWEAPVRAVTLLHA comes from the coding sequence GTGCCAGCGCCACGTCTCTGGGCGATCGTCGGGGCGACCGGCACCGGTAAGAGCGATCTCGCGATCGAGCTGGCCGAGACGCTGCGTGCGGAGGGAAACCCCGCCGAGGTCGTGAACGCCGATGCCATGCAGCTCTATCGCGGGATGGACGTCGGCACCGCGAAGGTCTCGATGACGGAACGCCGGGGCATCCCGCACCACCTCTTCGACGTACTCGACGTCGACGAAGATGCGGCTGTCGCGTGGTACCAGCCGAGAGCTCGTGAGGCGATCGAAGAGATCCACCGCGGGGGAGGAGACGCGATCCTCGTCGGAGGATCCGGTCTCTATGTATCGAGTGTCGTCTACGACTTCCGATTCCCTCCGCGCGACCCGGAACTGCGGGATCGTCTCGAACAAGAGCTCGAGACCCGAGGGGCCGCGCATCTGCTCGAACGTCTGCGAACTCTCGACCCGCAAGCGGCTACTCGCGTCGATCCACAGAATCCGCGCCGCATCATCCGTGCGCTCGAGGTTCTCGAGCAGGGGAGCGAGACGCACGGTGCCTCGCTTCCGGAGAAGCCTGTCCTGTGGCATCCGCATACTCGTCTCATCGGTCTGCATGTGGACCGCCCCTCTCTCGTGGAGCGGCTGGACTCCAGAGTCGAGCGCATGTGGAAGGGCGGCCTCCTCGCCGAAGTCGAGGATCTTCGTGCGCACGGGCTCGAGCGTGGAGGAACGGCTCCTCGCGCGATCGGGTACGCGCAGGCCCTGGCCCAGCTCGACGGCGGCCTCACGGAGCGTGAGGCGATCGCACAGACCCAGGCGCTCACGAGACGCTATGCGCGACGCCAGGTGTCCTGGTTCAAGCGGTATCCCGACCTGGAGTGGTGGGAGGCTCCGGTGCGGGCCGTGACGCTTCTCCACGCCTGA
- the miaB gene encoding tRNA (N6-isopentenyl adenosine(37)-C2)-methylthiotransferase MiaB: MTIPRSEPTIIGASSAAVDDDGRQRSYEVRTFGCQMNVHDSERLSGSLESAGYVRAVDGDEADVVIINTCAVRDNAAGKLYGTLGHLASVKRRKEGMQIAVGGCLAQMDKQAVLDKAPWVDVVFGTHNMGSLPGLLERARHNGDAELEILESLEVFPSTLPTKRDSAHSGWVSISVGCNNTCTFCIVPSLRGKEKDRRPGDILNEIRLLVEDGAIEVTLLGQNVNSYGVEFGDRQAFGKLLRAAGDIEGLERIRFTSPHPAAFTDDVIDAMAETPNVMPQLHMPLQSGSDRILKAMRRSYRSERFLGILERVRARIPNAAITTDIIVGFPGETEDDFEDTMRVVEQARFSSAFTFQYSIREGTPAATMEDQVPKEIVQARYNRLIALQERISLEENQKQVGREIDVLVSTGEGKKDTETHRLTGRAEDNRLVHFEVTPGSELPRPGDVVTVTVTHGAPFHLLADDPTGAPLKIRRTRGGDAWDRSQSESCAVPASVGDGAPKAVSLGLPTLRVGV; encoded by the coding sequence ATGACTATCCCGCGCAGCGAACCGACGATCATCGGCGCGTCGTCGGCAGCCGTCGACGACGACGGACGACAGCGATCGTATGAAGTGCGCACCTTCGGGTGCCAGATGAACGTGCACGACTCCGAGCGGCTTTCGGGCTCGTTGGAGAGCGCCGGTTATGTGAGAGCCGTCGATGGTGACGAGGCCGACGTGGTGATCATCAACACCTGTGCCGTCCGCGACAACGCGGCAGGCAAGCTGTACGGCACCCTCGGGCACCTCGCTTCCGTCAAGCGTCGCAAGGAAGGCATGCAGATCGCCGTCGGCGGCTGCCTGGCGCAGATGGACAAGCAGGCCGTGCTCGACAAGGCGCCCTGGGTCGACGTGGTGTTCGGCACGCATAACATGGGCTCATTGCCGGGTCTGCTCGAGCGCGCGCGACACAACGGCGATGCCGAGCTCGAGATCCTCGAGTCGCTCGAGGTCTTCCCCTCGACGCTGCCGACCAAGCGTGACTCGGCGCACAGCGGCTGGGTCTCGATCTCGGTCGGCTGCAACAACACCTGCACCTTCTGCATCGTTCCGAGCCTGCGCGGCAAAGAGAAGGATCGTCGCCCCGGCGACATCCTGAACGAGATTCGTCTCCTGGTCGAAGACGGCGCGATCGAGGTCACGCTTCTCGGCCAGAACGTCAACTCCTACGGGGTCGAGTTCGGTGACCGTCAGGCCTTCGGCAAGCTCCTGCGCGCGGCCGGCGACATCGAGGGGCTGGAACGGATCCGGTTCACGAGCCCCCACCCCGCGGCGTTCACCGATGACGTGATCGACGCCATGGCAGAGACGCCGAACGTGATGCCGCAGTTGCACATGCCGCTCCAGTCGGGGAGCGACCGCATCCTCAAGGCGATGCGCCGCTCCTACCGGAGTGAGCGTTTCCTCGGGATCCTCGAGCGGGTTCGTGCCCGCATCCCGAATGCCGCCATCACCACGGACATCATCGTCGGGTTCCCCGGTGAGACCGAGGACGACTTCGAGGACACGATGCGGGTGGTCGAGCAGGCGCGTTTCTCCAGCGCGTTCACCTTCCAGTACTCGATCCGCGAGGGCACACCCGCGGCGACGATGGAGGATCAGGTCCCCAAGGAGATCGTGCAGGCCCGCTACAACCGCCTGATCGCTCTGCAGGAACGTATCTCGCTGGAGGAGAACCAGAAGCAGGTCGGCCGTGAGATCGACGTGCTGGTCTCGACCGGCGAAGGCAAGAAGGATACCGAGACACACCGCCTCACGGGACGCGCCGAAGACAATAGGTTGGTGCACTTCGAGGTGACCCCGGGGTCCGAGCTGCCTCGCCCCGGAGACGTGGTCACCGTCACCGTGACACACGGCGCCCCGTTCCATCTGCTCGCCGACGATCCGACGGGCGCGCCCCTGAAGATCCGTCGGACCCGCGGCGGCGACGCGTGGGATCGATCGCAGTCGGAATCGTGCGCAGTCCCCGCCTCTGTCGGCGACGGTGCGCCGAAGGCCGTGTCGCTCGGTCTGCCCACGCTGCGCGTGGGCGTGTGA
- a CDS encoding regulatory protein RecX: MNDTRGGDPDRIAPIIPLFGGGSKKQTHTPPPRLAEGDDQSTDDPRASDAALWRTTWDAPPDSASHIDASDAGTPSDRHPARGIRGSSATASTRPTKSAPHLRALGGGKSDDAGADEKASPDEVRVAAEESLVRKLRARSLSISEARQVLRGVGLDGAVVDEVIDDFSRRGYLDDAALAAVLVTSGVERKGQGRVAMSRALAQRGIPRDVIDGALDELPDDDDDRALEFARGKVRSMSRLDHDTALRRLVGQLSRRGYNGAVAMKAAKAALRENSFGGSTSGVRFVDSD, from the coding sequence ATGAACGACACGCGTGGGGGCGATCCCGACCGGATCGCCCCCATCATCCCCCTCTTCGGCGGTGGGTCGAAGAAGCAAACGCATACGCCGCCGCCTCGCCTGGCGGAAGGCGACGACCAGTCGACCGACGATCCCCGCGCCAGCGACGCGGCGCTCTGGCGCACGACCTGGGATGCCCCTCCGGACAGTGCGTCGCACATCGACGCGTCCGACGCGGGTACTCCCAGCGATCGTCATCCCGCGCGGGGGATCAGGGGCAGTTCCGCCACAGCGTCGACGCGCCCGACGAAGTCCGCTCCTCACCTTCGCGCACTCGGCGGCGGAAAGAGCGACGATGCCGGCGCCGACGAGAAGGCATCGCCGGACGAGGTGCGTGTGGCCGCGGAGGAGTCTCTCGTCCGTAAGCTGCGGGCGCGATCGCTGTCCATCTCGGAGGCCCGACAGGTCCTGCGAGGCGTCGGCCTCGACGGTGCGGTCGTCGACGAGGTGATCGATGACTTCTCCCGTCGCGGCTATCTCGACGACGCCGCCCTCGCCGCCGTGCTGGTGACATCGGGCGTCGAGCGGAAGGGACAGGGACGGGTCGCGATGTCTCGCGCACTCGCGCAGCGCGGCATTCCGCGCGATGTGATCGACGGTGCTCTCGATGAGTTGCCGGACGACGATGACGATCGCGCGCTCGAGTTCGCTCGCGGCAAGGTGCGGTCGATGAGCCGGCTCGATCACGACACGGCTCTGCGGCGGTTGGTGGGCCAGCTCTCACGACGCGGCTACAACGGAGCCGTGGCGATGAAAGCTGCGAAGGCTGCGCTGCGGGAGAACTCCTTCGGAGGTTCCACGTCCGGGGTCCGATTCGTCGACTCGGACTGA
- the recA gene encoding recombinase RecA: MPSPADREKSLETALAQIDRQFGKGSVMRLGSDERAPVAVIPTGSIALDVALGVGGLPRGRIVEIYGPESSGKTTLTLHAIANAQRAGGIAAFIDAEHALDPDYAAKLGVDIDALLVSQPDTGEQALEIADMLVRSGAIDLIVIDSVAALVPRAEIEGEMGDSHVGLQARLMSQALRKLTGGLNQTNTTMIFINQLREKIGVFFGSPETTAGGKALKFYASVRMDIRRIETLKDGTDAVGNRTRVKVVKNKMAPPFKQAEFDILYGVGISREGSLIDFGVEHAIVKKSGSWYTYDGDQLGQGKENARTFLLNNPDIALAIETQIKQKLGIGGPASVPAAADELAERRPA; the protein is encoded by the coding sequence ATGCCATCACCCGCCGACCGCGAGAAGTCCCTCGAGACCGCCCTCGCCCAGATCGATCGCCAGTTCGGAAAGGGCTCGGTCATGCGGCTGGGCAGCGATGAGCGCGCCCCCGTGGCGGTCATCCCCACCGGCTCCATCGCCCTCGACGTCGCTCTCGGCGTCGGAGGCCTCCCGCGTGGTCGAATCGTCGAGATCTACGGACCGGAGTCCTCGGGTAAGACGACCCTCACCCTGCATGCGATCGCGAACGCTCAGCGCGCAGGCGGAATCGCCGCGTTCATCGACGCCGAACACGCGCTCGACCCCGACTACGCCGCGAAGCTCGGCGTCGACATCGACGCGCTCCTGGTGTCGCAGCCTGACACCGGTGAGCAGGCCCTCGAGATCGCCGACATGCTCGTGCGCTCGGGAGCCATCGACCTCATCGTCATCGACTCCGTGGCGGCGCTCGTGCCCCGCGCCGAGATCGAGGGCGAGATGGGCGACTCGCACGTCGGTCTGCAGGCGCGACTCATGTCGCAGGCGCTGCGTAAGCTCACCGGTGGCCTGAACCAGACCAACACGACGATGATCTTCATCAACCAGCTTCGCGAGAAGATCGGCGTCTTCTTCGGCTCGCCCGAGACGACCGCCGGTGGTAAGGCGCTGAAGTTCTACGCCTCGGTCCGCATGGACATCCGTCGTATCGAGACCCTCAAGGACGGAACCGACGCCGTCGGAAACCGCACCAGGGTCAAGGTGGTCAAGAACAAGATGGCGCCGCCGTTCAAGCAGGCCGAGTTCGACATCCTCTACGGCGTCGGCATCTCCCGTGAGGGCAGCCTGATCGACTTCGGCGTCGAGCACGCCATCGTGAAGAAGTCGGGCTCGTGGTACACCTACGACGGCGACCAGCTGGGCCAGGGCAAAGAGAACGCGCGCACCTTCCTGTTGAACAACCCCGATATCGCGCTGGCGATCGAGACGCAGATCAAGCAGAAGCTCGGTATCGGCGGCCCCGCTTCGGTGCCGGCAGCTGCAGACGAGCTCGCTGAGCGTCGTCCGGCCTGA
- a CDS encoding DUF3046 domain-containing protein, giving the protein MRRSEFLRAVETEFQARASSLVNDLTLSAVGGRTALEALAEGTPPRDIWLALCVEMDVPENRRHGVGRQEPRGR; this is encoded by the coding sequence ATGCGTCGTAGTGAGTTCCTTCGCGCCGTCGAGACCGAGTTTCAGGCGCGCGCGTCCTCTCTGGTGAACGACCTGACGCTCAGCGCTGTCGGCGGTCGAACCGCGCTCGAGGCGCTGGCCGAGGGAACCCCACCACGCGACATCTGGTTGGCGTTGTGCGTCGAGATGGACGTTCCGGAGAACAGGCGACACGGCGTCGGTCGGCAGGAGCCGCGCGGACGCTGA
- a CDS encoding helix-turn-helix transcriptional regulator: MILVRQEIGDVLRDFRLQKGRTLRQVASKASVALGYLSEVERGQKEASSEILASVADALDVPISTIMREVGDRISVLEGIQVFPDVVPDDLVASIEPQLSLH, translated from the coding sequence ATGATTCTTGTACGACAGGAAATCGGCGATGTGCTGAGGGACTTCCGCCTGCAGAAGGGGCGCACGCTCCGGCAGGTCGCAAGCAAGGCGTCGGTTGCGCTCGGCTACCTCAGCGAGGTCGAGCGTGGGCAGAAGGAGGCGTCGAGCGAGATCCTCGCTTCCGTCGCCGACGCGCTCGACGTTCCCATTTCGACGATCATGCGCGAGGTCGGAGACCGCATCTCGGTGCTCGAGGGCATCCAGGTCTTCCCGGACGTCGTTCCCGACGACCTCGTCGCGTCGATCGAACCTCAGCTTTCGCTGCACTGA
- a CDS encoding CinA family protein: MSDAAAAVLAALGRRGWTLGVAESLSGGALCADLVSVPGASTVLLGGVVAYATPVKASVLGVDADLLAVHGPVHPQVALQMADGVRSVVSVGGSPADVGVSTTGIAGPDSPDGQPVGTVHIGVATPAAMRTTAFRFLGDRDSIRAQTVAAALEELCAMLAE; encoded by the coding sequence GTGAGCGACGCGGCTGCTGCCGTCCTTGCGGCGCTGGGTCGACGGGGATGGACGCTCGGAGTCGCGGAGTCGCTGAGCGGCGGCGCCCTGTGCGCCGACCTGGTCTCGGTTCCCGGCGCGTCCACGGTGCTGCTCGGCGGGGTGGTGGCGTACGCGACGCCGGTGAAGGCGTCGGTGTTGGGCGTCGACGCGGACCTTCTCGCCGTGCACGGGCCGGTGCATCCGCAGGTCGCGCTGCAGATGGCAGACGGAGTGAGGAGTGTCGTGAGCGTCGGTGGCTCGCCGGCCGATGTCGGGGTGTCGACGACGGGAATCGCCGGTCCGGATTCCCCCGACGGGCAACCGGTCGGCACGGTGCACATCGGCGTGGCGACGCCGGCGGCGATGAGGACGACGGCCTTCCGTTTCCTCGGAGATCGCGACTCGATCCGCGCGCAGACGGTCGCGGCAGCGCTCGAAGAACTGTGCGCGATGCTGGCGGAATAG
- the pgsA gene encoding CDP-diacylglycerol--glycerol-3-phosphate 3-phosphatidyltransferase yields the protein MAIPRQLPNAITVARIPLAVVFFVLLLLGGTYGLAEPGLRWAAAVIFIVGISTDWVDGYLARKYDIVSDFGKLWDPIADKMLTGAGFIGLAILGEVGWWIVALILVREWGITIHRLMVASEHVVAAAWMGKIKTAFQGVALGWALLPLHYFVGLDAWTLITFILMLIVLVLTVASGIDYIVAQVRGSRRKS from the coding sequence ATGGCCATCCCGCGGCAGCTGCCCAACGCCATCACCGTCGCGCGCATCCCGCTGGCGGTCGTCTTCTTCGTCCTGTTGCTGCTGGGCGGAACCTACGGCCTCGCCGAGCCCGGCCTCCGGTGGGCGGCCGCGGTCATCTTCATCGTGGGGATCTCCACGGACTGGGTCGACGGCTACCTCGCGCGCAAGTACGACATCGTCAGCGATTTCGGCAAGCTCTGGGATCCCATCGCCGACAAGATGCTCACGGGGGCCGGGTTCATCGGACTCGCCATCCTCGGCGAGGTCGGCTGGTGGATCGTCGCCCTCATCCTCGTGCGCGAGTGGGGGATCACAATCCACCGGCTCATGGTCGCCAGCGAGCATGTCGTCGCTGCGGCCTGGATGGGCAAGATCAAGACGGCGTTCCAAGGTGTGGCGCTCGGCTGGGCGTTGCTTCCGCTGCACTATTTCGTCGGTCTCGACGCATGGACGTTGATCACCTTCATCCTCATGCTCATCGTCCTGGTGCTCACGGTCGCGAGCGGTATCGACTACATCGTGGCGCAGGTCCGCGGCTCGCGCCGGAAGTCGTGA